One genomic window of Motacilla alba alba isolate MOTALB_02 chromosome 1, Motacilla_alba_V1.0_pri, whole genome shotgun sequence includes the following:
- the PAXBP1 gene encoding PAX3- and PAX7-binding protein 1 isoform X2: MFRKARRVNVRKRNDSEEEDEERDEEPPQEPAPAAGAAGEGPSEASVPLASGAGLLPLPAGCVPLALPGSPAAFACAASYGAALGFGLGLMGGDRAGLGALPAPAVLRPPPPPQPQPQPQQGNGLPVAGRNKEKKRSRENKEVPRASLLSFQDEEEETEEVFKVKKSSYSKKIVKQLKKEYKEDLEKSKVRTEVNSPTDVDAPLEKIGQNKDIGQEDGTANSEHGEEEMEVESEKEEEKPKAGGAFSSALSSLNVLRPGEIPDAAFIHAARKKRQMARELGDFTPVDNEPGIEGSDDEALVAGEQDEELSRWEQEQIRKGINIPQVQPSQPAEVNNVYYQNTYQTLSYGSSYGIPYSYAAYGSSETKSQKTDNTVPFKTPSNEMTPVTIDLVKKQLKDRLDSMKEMHKANRQQYEKHQQSQEDSTKAIERLEGSSGGIGERYKFLQEMRGYVQDLLECFSEKVPLINELESAMHQLYKQRASRLVQRRQDDIKDESSEFSSHSNKALMAPNLDSFGRDRVIYQEQVKRRTAEREARRARRRQAREQTGKMADHLEGLSSDDEETSTDITNFNLERDRILKESSKVFEDVLESFYSIDCIKSQFEAWRSKYFASYKDAYIGLCLPKLFNPLIRLQLLTWTPLEGKCRDFETMLWFESLLFYGCEEQEQVKDDADISLLPTIVERVVLPKLTVISENIWDPFSTTQTSRMVAIVQKLIDGYPSVVNAENKNTQMLLKALLLRMRRTLDDDVFMPLYPKNILENKNSGPYLFFQRQFWSSVKLLGNFLQWYGILSNKTLQELSIDGLLNRYILMAFQNSEYGEDSIKKAQSVLACFPKQWFTNLTGDKTISQLENFCRYLVHLADTIYRNSIGCSDVEKRNAREHIKQIIKLLASIRALDHAVTVANDHNVKEFKILIEGK, encoded by the exons ATGTTCCGCAAGGCGCGGAGGGTGAATGTGCGCAAGCGGAACGACtcggaggaggaggatgaagaacGCGACGAGGAGCCGCCTCAGGAGCCGGCGCcggcggccggggcggcgggggaggGGCCCAGCGAGGCCTCCGTGCCGCTGGCGTCGGGCGCTGGACTCCTGCCGCTGCCCGCCGGCTGCGTGCCCCTCGCCCTgcccggcagccccgcggccTTCGCCTGCGCCGCGAGCTACGGAGCGGCTCTCGGCTTCGGGCTGGGCTTGATGGGAGGCGATCGAGCAGGCCTGGGGGCTCTGCCGGCGCCCGCTGTGCtgcgccccccgccgccgccgcagccccaaccccagccccagcagggcaaTGGGCTACCGGTGGCCGGGCGCAACAAGGAGAAGAAGCGGTCGCGGGAGAACAAAGAGGTGCCGAGGGCCAGCCTGCTCAGCTTCCAGGACGAGGAGGAAG aaacagaagaagttTTCAAAGTGAAGAAATCAAGTTACAGCAAAAAGATTGTAAAACAGTTGAAGAAAGAATACAAAGAAGATCTTGAAAAATCAAAAGTTAGAACAGAGGTCAATTCTCCAACAGATG TTGACGCACCACTAGAAAAGATAGGACAGAATAAGGATATAGGCCAAGAAGATGGGACTGCAAACAGTGAGCATGGTGAAGAAGAAATGGAAGTTGAAagtgagaaggaagaagaaaaaccaaaagctGGTGGTGCTTTTTCAAGTGCTCTGTCATCACTGAATGTTCTCCGCCCAG GAGAAATCCCAGATGCTGCTTTTATTCATGCCGCTAGGAAAAAGCGTCAAATGGCTCGTGAACTTGGAGACTTTACCCCTGTTGACAATGAACCAG GTATTGAGGGAAGCGATGATGAAGCACTAGTGGCAGGGGAGCAAGATGAAGAACTCAGTAGATGGGAGCAAGAGCAGATACGAAAAGGAATCAACATACCCCAG GTTCAACCAAGTCAGCCTGCAGAAGTGAATAATGTGTACTACCAGAACACTTACCAGACATTGTCTTATGGTTCATCATATGGCATTCCATACAGCTATGCTGCGTATGGATCATCGGAAACCAAGTCTCAAAAAACAGATAATACAGTTCCTTTCAAAACTCCCAGTAATGAGATGACTCCTGTTACTATTGATTTGGTAAAGAAACAGCTTAAAGACAG GTTGGACTCTATGAAAGAAATGCACAAAGCTAATCGGCAGCAATATGAGAAACATCAGCAAAGCCAAGAGGACTCTACCAAGGCAATTGAAAGATTAGAAGGGTCTTCTGGGGGTATTGGTGAACGGTATAAGTTTTTGCAAGAAATGCGAGGGTATGTCCAAGACTTGCTTGAGTGTTTCAGTGAAAAG GTGCCTCTGATTAACGAACTTGAATCTGCAATGCACCAGCTGTACAAACAGCGAGCTTCCCGCCTTGTCCAAAGACGACAAGATGATATTAAAGATGAATCTTCGGAGTTTTCAAGCCATTCAA ATAAAGCACTGATGGCTCCAAATCTTGATTCTTTTGGGCGAGACAGAGTGATCTATCAAGAACAAGTCAAGCGTCGGACTGCAGAAAGAGAGGCTAGAAG agCTCGCCGCAGACAAGCGAGAGAGCAGACTGGGAAGATGGCAGATCACCTTGAAGGCCTTTCCAGCGATGATGAGGAAACTTCAACAGATATCACAAACTTCAATTTGGAGCGAG ATCGTATTTTGAAAGAATCCAGCAAAGTTTTCGAAGATGTTTTGGAAAGTTTTTACTCGATTGATTGCATTAAGTCACAGTTTGAAGCTTGGCGCTCTAAGTACTTTGCTTCTTATAAGGATGCTTATATTGGCCTTTGTTTACCAAAGTTGTTTAACCCTTTAATCAGACTTCAACTGCTTACCTGGACTCCTCTGGAG GGCAAGTGTCGAGATTTTGAAACAATGTTGTGGTTTGAGTCATTGCTGTTTTATGGCTgtgaagagcaggagcaggtgaaAGATGATGCTGATATTTCACTGTTGCCTACCATTGTAGAGAGAGTTGTTCTTCCTAAATTAACAG taatttctgaaaatatctggGATCCTTTTTCTACCACACAGACATCTAGAATGGTAGCAATTGTACAGAAACTAATAGATGGATATCCCTCGGTGGtgaatgcagaaaacaaaaatacacaa ATGCTTTTAAAGGCCTTGTTGCTGAGAATGAGGAGAACACTAGATGATGATGTGTTCATGCCCTTGTATCCAAAAAA CATCTTAGAAAACAAGAACTCTGGTCCATATTTGTTTTTCCAACGTCAGTTTTGGTCCTCTGTTAAG TTATTGGGAAACTTTCTCCAGTGGTATGGAATCCTCTCAAACAAAACTCTACAGGAGCTGTCCATAGATGGGTTGTTAAATAGATACATTCTTATGGCTTTTCAAAACTCAGAGTATGGAGAGGACAGCATTAAGAAAGCTCAAAGT GTACTTGCTTGCTTCCCTAAGCAGTGGTTCACTAATCTAACGGGGGACAAGACTATTTCTCAGCTAGAAAACTTCTGTAGATACCTTGTTCACCTGGCTGATACAATTTACAGAAACAGCATTGGTTGCTCTGATGTAGAGAAGAGAAATGCCAG GGAGCACATCAAGCAGATCATAAAGCTTCTAGCAAGTATCCGAGCTCTGGATCATGCTGTTACTGTTGCAAATGATCACAACGTAAAAGAGTTCAAGATTCTAATAGAAGGAAAATAG
- the C1H21orf62 gene encoding LOW QUALITY PROTEIN: uncharacterized protein C21orf62 homolog (The sequence of the model RefSeq protein was modified relative to this genomic sequence to represent the inferred CDS: inserted 3 bases in 2 codons; deleted 3 bases in 2 codons; substituted 1 base at 1 genomic stop codon), whose product MKPIAYPAFSICLALVLARFLGIHISFVRSEKNYTLIFTKVNTICNCSCSMPIRDCDYCLANLMCNCKPVLLSTMGKNTYNSYLTNWFTDTSVLEMVLNFTVEVWNLKLSFCGTTPXPMEYLAIWGLXKLQINKVKGQFLEQSLTVSSSGNNDKEELXLHNKDRQMLSHISFLDTSLLNGYSLLKSYSVDVSSNIKHFPGLLYSDVFSTSDKESYVVTFIY is encoded by the exons ATGAAGCCAATAGCCTACCCTGCTTTCTCCATTTGTCTGGCTCTCGTTTTGGCCAGATTCCTTGGCATACACATCAGTTTTGTGAGAAGTGAGAAGAACTACACACTAATTTTCACTAAGGTAAACACAATTTGCAACTGCAGCTGTTCCATGCCTATCCGTGACTGCGATTACTGCCTGGCAAACTTGATGTGCAACTGCAAACCAGTGCTGCTTTCTACCATGGGAAAAAATACCTACAACAGCTACCTGACAAATTGGTTCACAGACACC TCTGTGCTGGAGATGGTCCTCAACTTCACA GTTGAGGTGTGGAATTTGAAGCTGTCCTTCTGTGGGACCACTCC CCCAATGGAATATCTGGCCATTTGGGGACTTTGAAAGCTCCAGATAAACAAGGTCAAGGGACAATTTCTAGAGCAGAGTCTAACTGTCTCCAGCAGCGGCAACAATGACAAAGAAGAGC GCTTGCATAACAAAGACAGGCAAATGCTTTCACATATTTCTTTTCTGGATACCTCACTTCTCAATGGATATTCATTGCTGAAGTCATACAGTGTGGATGTCTCTAGTAACATTAAGCACTTTCCCGGCCTGCTGTACTCTGATGTTTTCTCAACTTCAGACAAGGAGAGCTATGTTGTAACATTCATTTACTGA
- the PAXBP1 gene encoding PAX3- and PAX7-binding protein 1 isoform X1, whose product MFRKARRVNVRKRNDSEEEDEERDEEPPQEPAPAAGAAGEGPSEASVPLASGAGLLPLPAGCVPLALPGSPAAFACAASYGAALGFGLGLMGGDRAGLGALPAPAVLRPPPPPQPQPQPQQGNGLPVAGRNKEKKRSRENKEVPRASLLSFQDEEEETEEVFKVKKSSYSKKIVKQLKKEYKEDLEKSKVRTEVNSPTDVDAPLEKIGQNKDIGQEDGTANSEHGEEEMEVESEKEEEKPKAGGAFSSALSSLNVLRPGEIPDAAFIHAARKKRQMARELGDFTPVDNEPGKGRLVREDENDASDDEDDDEKRRIVFTVKEKSQRQKIAEEIGIEGSDDEALVAGEQDEELSRWEQEQIRKGINIPQVQPSQPAEVNNVYYQNTYQTLSYGSSYGIPYSYAAYGSSETKSQKTDNTVPFKTPSNEMTPVTIDLVKKQLKDRLDSMKEMHKANRQQYEKHQQSQEDSTKAIERLEGSSGGIGERYKFLQEMRGYVQDLLECFSEKVPLINELESAMHQLYKQRASRLVQRRQDDIKDESSEFSSHSNKALMAPNLDSFGRDRVIYQEQVKRRTAEREARRARRRQAREQTGKMADHLEGLSSDDEETSTDITNFNLERDRILKESSKVFEDVLESFYSIDCIKSQFEAWRSKYFASYKDAYIGLCLPKLFNPLIRLQLLTWTPLEGKCRDFETMLWFESLLFYGCEEQEQVKDDADISLLPTIVERVVLPKLTVISENIWDPFSTTQTSRMVAIVQKLIDGYPSVVNAENKNTQMLLKALLLRMRRTLDDDVFMPLYPKNILENKNSGPYLFFQRQFWSSVKLLGNFLQWYGILSNKTLQELSIDGLLNRYILMAFQNSEYGEDSIKKAQSVLACFPKQWFTNLTGDKTISQLENFCRYLVHLADTIYRNSIGCSDVEKRNAREHIKQIIKLLASIRALDHAVTVANDHNVKEFKILIEGK is encoded by the exons ATGTTCCGCAAGGCGCGGAGGGTGAATGTGCGCAAGCGGAACGACtcggaggaggaggatgaagaacGCGACGAGGAGCCGCCTCAGGAGCCGGCGCcggcggccggggcggcgggggaggGGCCCAGCGAGGCCTCCGTGCCGCTGGCGTCGGGCGCTGGACTCCTGCCGCTGCCCGCCGGCTGCGTGCCCCTCGCCCTgcccggcagccccgcggccTTCGCCTGCGCCGCGAGCTACGGAGCGGCTCTCGGCTTCGGGCTGGGCTTGATGGGAGGCGATCGAGCAGGCCTGGGGGCTCTGCCGGCGCCCGCTGTGCtgcgccccccgccgccgccgcagccccaaccccagccccagcagggcaaTGGGCTACCGGTGGCCGGGCGCAACAAGGAGAAGAAGCGGTCGCGGGAGAACAAAGAGGTGCCGAGGGCCAGCCTGCTCAGCTTCCAGGACGAGGAGGAAG aaacagaagaagttTTCAAAGTGAAGAAATCAAGTTACAGCAAAAAGATTGTAAAACAGTTGAAGAAAGAATACAAAGAAGATCTTGAAAAATCAAAAGTTAGAACAGAGGTCAATTCTCCAACAGATG TTGACGCACCACTAGAAAAGATAGGACAGAATAAGGATATAGGCCAAGAAGATGGGACTGCAAACAGTGAGCATGGTGAAGAAGAAATGGAAGTTGAAagtgagaaggaagaagaaaaaccaaaagctGGTGGTGCTTTTTCAAGTGCTCTGTCATCACTGAATGTTCTCCGCCCAG GAGAAATCCCAGATGCTGCTTTTATTCATGCCGCTAGGAAAAAGCGTCAAATGGCTCGTGAACTTGGAGACTTTACCCCTGTTGACAATGAACCAGGTAAAGGCCGCCTTGTTCGAGAAGATGAAAATGATGCCagtgatgatgaagatgatgacGAGAAGAGGAGGATAGTTTTTACAGtgaaggaaaaatcccaaaggcAAAAGATTGCTGAGGAAATAG GTATTGAGGGAAGCGATGATGAAGCACTAGTGGCAGGGGAGCAAGATGAAGAACTCAGTAGATGGGAGCAAGAGCAGATACGAAAAGGAATCAACATACCCCAG GTTCAACCAAGTCAGCCTGCAGAAGTGAATAATGTGTACTACCAGAACACTTACCAGACATTGTCTTATGGTTCATCATATGGCATTCCATACAGCTATGCTGCGTATGGATCATCGGAAACCAAGTCTCAAAAAACAGATAATACAGTTCCTTTCAAAACTCCCAGTAATGAGATGACTCCTGTTACTATTGATTTGGTAAAGAAACAGCTTAAAGACAG GTTGGACTCTATGAAAGAAATGCACAAAGCTAATCGGCAGCAATATGAGAAACATCAGCAAAGCCAAGAGGACTCTACCAAGGCAATTGAAAGATTAGAAGGGTCTTCTGGGGGTATTGGTGAACGGTATAAGTTTTTGCAAGAAATGCGAGGGTATGTCCAAGACTTGCTTGAGTGTTTCAGTGAAAAG GTGCCTCTGATTAACGAACTTGAATCTGCAATGCACCAGCTGTACAAACAGCGAGCTTCCCGCCTTGTCCAAAGACGACAAGATGATATTAAAGATGAATCTTCGGAGTTTTCAAGCCATTCAA ATAAAGCACTGATGGCTCCAAATCTTGATTCTTTTGGGCGAGACAGAGTGATCTATCAAGAACAAGTCAAGCGTCGGACTGCAGAAAGAGAGGCTAGAAG agCTCGCCGCAGACAAGCGAGAGAGCAGACTGGGAAGATGGCAGATCACCTTGAAGGCCTTTCCAGCGATGATGAGGAAACTTCAACAGATATCACAAACTTCAATTTGGAGCGAG ATCGTATTTTGAAAGAATCCAGCAAAGTTTTCGAAGATGTTTTGGAAAGTTTTTACTCGATTGATTGCATTAAGTCACAGTTTGAAGCTTGGCGCTCTAAGTACTTTGCTTCTTATAAGGATGCTTATATTGGCCTTTGTTTACCAAAGTTGTTTAACCCTTTAATCAGACTTCAACTGCTTACCTGGACTCCTCTGGAG GGCAAGTGTCGAGATTTTGAAACAATGTTGTGGTTTGAGTCATTGCTGTTTTATGGCTgtgaagagcaggagcaggtgaaAGATGATGCTGATATTTCACTGTTGCCTACCATTGTAGAGAGAGTTGTTCTTCCTAAATTAACAG taatttctgaaaatatctggGATCCTTTTTCTACCACACAGACATCTAGAATGGTAGCAATTGTACAGAAACTAATAGATGGATATCCCTCGGTGGtgaatgcagaaaacaaaaatacacaa ATGCTTTTAAAGGCCTTGTTGCTGAGAATGAGGAGAACACTAGATGATGATGTGTTCATGCCCTTGTATCCAAAAAA CATCTTAGAAAACAAGAACTCTGGTCCATATTTGTTTTTCCAACGTCAGTTTTGGTCCTCTGTTAAG TTATTGGGAAACTTTCTCCAGTGGTATGGAATCCTCTCAAACAAAACTCTACAGGAGCTGTCCATAGATGGGTTGTTAAATAGATACATTCTTATGGCTTTTCAAAACTCAGAGTATGGAGAGGACAGCATTAAGAAAGCTCAAAGT GTACTTGCTTGCTTCCCTAAGCAGTGGTTCACTAATCTAACGGGGGACAAGACTATTTCTCAGCTAGAAAACTTCTGTAGATACCTTGTTCACCTGGCTGATACAATTTACAGAAACAGCATTGGTTGCTCTGATGTAGAGAAGAGAAATGCCAG GGAGCACATCAAGCAGATCATAAAGCTTCTAGCAAGTATCCGAGCTCTGGATCATGCTGTTACTGTTGCAAATGATCACAACGTAAAAGAGTTCAAGATTCTAATAGAAGGAAAATAG